The following are encoded together in the Strongyloides ratti genome assembly S_ratti_ED321, chromosome : 2 genome:
- a CDS encoding Hook-related protein family-containing protein, whose translation MTSDGFDLEELILSLQQWIVQVVGKEEFANSTPEDLFDGKLIVNLLQILDDNFFDEEFYETVYDGKPNKSVLFLRICTRLTEYYDEVMQRDLYHSQNWSVNAAKIGRLLDISELSKLLLLILAAVTINQKATELLKDFSPSTQVREEISRALTDIDRKIPKRRSSKVNDNFEVLQGELNRSQVMTIITENQRLKNNLSEMEKQIISTQEKNAKLIDELEVNKQKLEELINISFENDKNKRNLKSFQEEMKRIEADMEKLEHENDKLIKEKKVLMESLNEQSSQLKNCISELRTVKDNYEISRTKCYQLEMENSELQNSREKFRSQPSINSLEVKFLKEKLNHYIQEMTDHDAQQWRTKSLRDQIESLKNQNKKLEEDFAKEYERAENCFAEAIKESERVDELEEQVRYLKEVNKKLEEEKLISNQTIEEMDAEMNGTLNKERVNYHISDELLTTLKDENEKLKKKIVKYNNENRNTESIIRELEIEKKKNESLREQLEVAEKSLDEASLYSTQQVATARIKNDENSIEISTLKEKIDKLEKQLNCKDIELENIHLEVKETVDKKDIVIERLENAIEKARYVIEMFQDTLCTTIGSNGETIRDLELSRKKYKKAEREIQLLERKQKQTYMLTEQEQRLITGTYYQMVLNFYSSRNKENEFRSFIDKQIKTLECIDSKKK comes from the exons ATGACCAGTGATGGATTTGATTTGGAAGAACTTATATTATCTCTACAACAATGG attgTTCAAGTTGTTGGAAAAGAAGAATTTGCTAACAGTACACCAGAAGATTTATTTGATGGCAAACTTATTGTAAATTTACTTCAAATATT agatgataatttttttgatgaaGAATTTTATGAAACAGTATATGATGGTAAACCAAATAAAtcagtattatttttaagaatatgtACAAGATTAACTGAATATTATGATGAGGTAATGCAAAGAGATCTTTATCATAGTCAAAATTGGAGTGTAAATGCTGCAAAAATTGGAAGACTTTTAGATATATCTGAATTATCAAAactacttttattaatattagcTGCAGTAACAATTAATCAAAAAGCAACTGAATTACTGAAGGATTTTTCACCATCAACTCAAGTAAGAGAAGAAATAAGTCGTGCATTGACAGACATTGATAGAAAAATACCCAAGAGGAGGTCATCTAAagtaaatgataattttgaaGTACTACAAGGGGAACTTAATCGAAGTCAAGTAATGACAATAATTACTGAAAATCAAAgacttaaaaataatctttcaGAAATGGAAAAACAg attatttCAACGCAAGAAAAAAATGCAAAATTAATCGATGAGCTGGAGGTAAATAAGCAAAAGCTTGAagaattgataaatatttcatttgaaaatgacaaaaacaaaaggaatttaaaaagtttccAGGAAGAAATGAAACGAATTGAAGCTGATATGGAAAAACTTGAGCATGAAAATGacaaattaattaaagaaaaaaaagttttgatgGAATCTTTGAATGAACAAAGTAGTCAACTTAAAAATTGCATTAGTGAATTGAGAACAGTTAAAGATAATTATGAAATATCACGTACAAAATGCTATCAACTAGAAATGGAAAATAGTGAATTACAAAATTCAAGAGAAAAATTTCGTAGTCAACCATCTATTAATTCTTTggaagttaaatttttaaaagaaaaattaaatcacTACATTCAAGAGATGACTGATCATGATGCACAACAATGGAGAACTAAAAGCTTAAGAGATCAAAtagaatcattaaaaaatcaaaataaaaaattggaaGAAGATTTTGCTAAGGAATATGAAAGAGCAGAAAATTGTTTTGCTGAAGCTATAAAAGAATCGGAACGTGTTGATGAATTGGAGGAGCAGGTACgatatttaaaagaagttaataaaaaacttgAAGAAGAGAAATTAATATCAAATCAAACAATAGAAGAAATGGATGCCGAAATGAATGGcacattaaataaagaaagaGTAAATTACCATATAAGTGATGAGTTATTGACAACATTAAAAGacgaaaatgaaaaattaaaaaagaagattgttaaatataacaatgaAAATAGAAATACTGAATCAATTATAAGGGAATTAGAaattgaaaagaaaaaaaatgagtCGTTAAGAGAACAGCTAGAAGTAGCAGAAAAGTCATTAGATGAAGCAAGTTTATATAGTACGCAACAAGTTGCAACAGCAcgaataaaaaatgatgaaaataGTATTGAAATTTCaacattaaaagaaaaaattgataaactCGAAAAACAACTAAATTGCAAAGATATtgaattagaaaatattcatttagaAGTTAAAGAAACTGTAGATAAAAAGGATATAGTCATTGAAAGACTTGAAAATGCAATAGAAAAAGCGAGATATGTTATAGAAATGTTTCAAGATACTTTATGTACAACTATAGGATCAAATGGTGAAACAATACGTGATTTGGAGTTAAGCaggaaaaaatataaaaaggcGGAGCGAGAAATTCAATTATTAGAAAGAAAACAAAAACAAACTTATATGCTGACGGAACAAGAACAACGCCTTATAACAGGAACATATTACCAGATGGTTTTAAATTTCTACAGTAGTAGAAATAAAGAGAATGAATTTAGATCATTTATAGATAAGCAGATAAAAACCTTAGAATGCATagattctaaaaaaaaatag
- a CDS encoding Pumilio RNA-binding repeat and Armadillo-like helical domain and Armadillo-type fold domain-containing protein: MSNSFNINPWDPVIESYVEGLNLDYGNFDFLSNSFEESQKLFDRDPEGYMSKSFSSYYGQTSTFDYSLFGNTGNYLAKSLNASSCNYKSKEFLENSNINLSKKNLIKMAKSPDKRGKLETIVQNATPEEIKALWNLIGGEFYSLSTHKYGCRFIQTLLKNDKYFPIEHIEKLKHEQIFELISCPHGNHVMQLITNCMSFMDLHLILDILLTQPDLIFKAAKNQCGSRVIELMVKKILHFCSDKNNDNEIVRISAIGLADKFLSIFKPYSKRLMCDNYGNFIVSYFVSYICPELQEKQRHYYDVVIENIIELSLDTYGSRIVEKVLTSENSVIALCAYTTFVNNLEKDRDLVVKFMEHGIGNYVLQKILHVGDVLFYGNINFKITNIMKKEAHVLDKFSKAGNLLKWIC, translated from the exons ATGTCTAACTCGTTTAATATTAACCCTTGGGATCCTGTGATTGAAAGTTATGTTGAAGGCTTGAATCTTGATTATGGAAACTTCGATTTTCTTTCTAATAGTTTTGAAGAATCACAAAAACTTTTCGATAGGGATCCAGAAGGATACATGTCAAAAAGCTTTAGTTCATATTATGGACAAACATCTACTTTTGACTATTCACTTTTCGGAAACACTGGAAATTATCTGGCAAAAAGTTTAAATGCTTCTTCCTGCAATTATAAATCTAAAGAATTTCTTGAAAATTCAAATATCAATTtaagcaaaaaaaatttaattaaaatggCTAAAAGTCCAGATAAACGTGGAAAGTTGGAGACTATTGTACAAAATGCTACTCCTGAAGAAATAAAAGCATTATGGAATTTGATAGGTGGTGAATTCTATTCTCTTTCTACCCATAAATATGGTTGCCGTTTCATtcaaacattattaaaaaatgacaaaTATTTCCCGATTG agcACATAGAGAAACTAAAACATGAACAAATATTTGAACTAATTTCTTGTCCACATGGTAACCATGTGATGCAACTTATTACCAATTGCATGAGTTTTATGGATCTTCATTTGATTCTTGACATTCTACTTACACAACCTGATTTGATATTTAAAGCTGCTAAAAACCAATGTGGTAGTCGTGTTATTGAgttaatggtaaaaaaaatattacatttttgttctgataaaaataatgataatgagAT AGTAAGAATAAGTGCTATTGGATTAGCTGATAAATTTCTGAGTATTTTTAAACCTTACTCAAAACGATTGATGTGCGACAACTATGGAAACTTTATTGTTTCATATTTTGTTTCATATATTTGTCCTGAATTACAAGAGAAACAAAGACACTACTACGATGTggttattgaaaatattattgaattGTCACTAGACACCTATGGATCACGTATTGTAGAAAAGGTTTTGACTTCAGAAAATAGTGTAATTGCTTTATGCGCATATACAACATTTGTTAATAATCTTGAAAAAGACAGGGATCTTGTTGTCAAATTTATGGAACATGGTATTGGAAATTatgttttacaaaaaattctTCATGTTGGTGACGTATTATTTTAtggaaatattaattttaaaattactaatataatgaaaaaagaagCTCACGTTCTTGACAAATTTTCAAAAGCTggaaatcttttaaaatggATTTGttaa
- a CDS encoding Nucleosomal histone kinase 1: protein MPPKKKRKVGGEEDLAPILPNGTNFTNSIIRDVLTITKYIGNGGFGRIYEGKLINKGTKICIKMEKKDSSGLFVEKGHFERFLKKDLLENFFKKEFISLPYLVCFGIYTINLEDKLRYLAMPLYEEGLNDFIKDKVDSKLSQEEAKKVSICALKALEYLHNAKISHRDIKKDNLMLLKKGNLDKVVLIDLGISQWHTRFNETINPNAKHSGTLLYTSTDAHLGREGVFRSDLEIFGYNLIEWLNGSLPWKGLESKPEEIYQMKKKIVNDPKTEIKSLLPSIDTSFIQELFLISSSLKYSEVPPYDTLKNFLKGWVTTKNNHIKTVPSKKKSVKPSSLCKNIRRSVRNCGKNINYVE, encoded by the exons ATGccaccaaaaaaaaaaagaaaagttgGAGGTGAAGAAGATTTAGCACCCATTCTTCCTAATGGAACTAATTTTACTAACTCAATTATTCGTGATGTGTTAACGATTACAAAATACATTGGAAATGGTGGTTTTGGAAGAATATATGAAGGTAAGCTTATTAATAAAGGAACAAAAATTTGCATAAAAATGGAGAAAAAAGATAGTTCTGGTTTGTTTGTTGAAAAGGGGCATTTtgaaagatttttaaaaaaagatttgttggaaaatttttttaaaaaag AATTTATTAGTTTACCTTATTTGGTATGTTTTGGAATATACACAATAAATTTAGAAGATAAATTAAGATATCTTGCTATGCCATTGTATGAGGAAGGTctaaatgattttataaaagacaAAGTAGATTCAAAATTAAGTCAAGAAGAGGCAAAAAAAGTATCTATTTGCGCTTTAAAAGCTCTTGAATATCTTCATAACGCTAAGATTTCACATCGAGATATAAAGAAGGATAATTTGAtgctattaaaaaaaggCAATTTGGATAAGGTTGTTCTCATTGATTTAGGGATATCCCAATGGCATACAAGATTTAATGAAACTATAAATCCTAATGCAAAACACAGCGgaacattattatatacaaGTACTGATGCTCATCTTGGAAGAGAAGGTGTATTTCGCTCagatttagaaatttttggGTATAATTTAATAGAATGGTTAAACGGTTCTTTACCATGGAAAGGGTTAGAATCAAAACCTGAAgaaatttatcaaatgaagaaaaaaattgtaaatgaTCCAAAAACAGAAATTAAATCATTACTGCCATCAATAGATACATCTTTTATTCAGGAACTTTTTCTTATATCTAGTTCACTTAAATATTCTGAAGTTCCGCCATATGacacattaaaaaattttttaaaaggaTGGGTTACTACcaaaaataatcatataaaaacAGTTCCATCAAAAAAGAAGTCGGTAAAACCTTCAAGTTTATGTAAAAACATTAGAAGAAGTGTAAGGAATTGCggaaaaaacattaattacGTTGAATGA
- a CDS encoding Chromo domain/shadow and Chromo domain-like and Chromo domain-containing protein — MDEEVHIVTRIFDKRIVNNKIEYMVSFKGLHIGLSEWVPVECLKNCQREIDHYEAKIKGLKTEGGCTFKRPSKFANDYDFILMKGKMSKEDFKRYETKDEYESESDYEELKLDYLEAKKRMELEKERKQLIEVDKFCDKKKGEIERKKLLKNKSKITKKKFASYCNDNDLSDSSSVHDNDQHIYCNESDKKSNVEVVSNKINLIETKNNIEIKEDDSKVNSGKSSDTDDNECILRSSEKHRRSILRLDSSESENEVELQKKDDNRKSTKTFMEHLDTVHTIDLENFLTFLEVNIVENKKIICFLTKDKNFYNINEDEIPLKMKPMYMDFLFKKGLPS; from the exons ATGGATGAAGAAGTACACATAGTTACAagaatatttgataaaaggATTGTCAACAATAAAATTGAGTATATGGTTTCTTTTAAAGGTCTGCATATAGGGCTTTCTGAATGGGTTCCTGTAGAATGTTTAAAA AATTGTCAACGTGAAATTGACCATTATGAAGCAAAGATAAAGGGTTTGAAAACTGAAGGTGGATGTAC aTTTAAACGACCTTCAAAATTTGCTAATGATTATGATTTCATTCTTATGAAAGGTAAAATGTCTAAAGaagattttaaaagatatgaaACTAAAGATGAATATGAAAGTGAATCTGACTatgaagaattaaaattagaTTATCTAGAAGCAAAAAAACGAATGGAGCtagaaaaagaaagaaaacaACTTATTGAAGTTGACAAAttttgtgataaaaaaaaaggagaaattgaaagaaaaaaattactaaaaaataaaagtaaaattactaaaaaaaagtttgctTCTTATTGTAATGACAATGATTTATCTGATAGTTCAAGTGTACATGATAATGACCAACACATTTATTGTAATGAATCTGACAAAAAGAGTAATGTTGAAGTTGtgtcaaataaaattaatttaattgaaacaaaaaataacattGAAATTAAAGAAGATGATTCTAAGGTTAACAGTGGAAAAAGTAGTGATACAGATGATAATGAATGTATTTTACGGTCTTCTGAAAAACACAGAAGAAGTATACTACGCCTAGATTCATCGGAATCAGAAAATGAAGTAGAATTACAGAAAAAGGATGACAATAGAAAAAGTACGAAAACTTTTATGGAACATTTAGATACCGTTCATACCATTGATTTGGAAaactttttaacatttttggaagttaatattgttgaaaataaaaaaattatatgctTTTTAACCAaagacaaaaatttttataatattaatgaagatgaaataccattaaaaatgaaaccCATGTATATGgattttctatttaaaaaagggTTACCAAGTTGA
- a CDS encoding Pleckstrin homology domain and Pleckstrin homology-like domain-containing protein: MLVNGRSLATDLISDANYQQRCSGIVYYLREDGWKECYGILKANILFIFESKNNIDCCPYLIIVEDCIIDLLDDNQTGKQFSFSIKHKTTGREFILASDTLCNLQRWVSDLTVCPLDYINTIKQSFDEQYLQRKSSKDKIDVEKNC; the protein is encoded by the exons ATGCTTGTAAATGGTAGAAGTTTAGCAACAGATTTAATTTCTGATGCAAATTACCAACAAAGGTGTAGTGGAATTGTTTATTATCTTAGG gAAGATGGATGGAAAGAATGTTATGGAATATTAAAAgctaatatattatttattttcgaatcaaaaaataacattGATTGTTGTccttatttaataattgtagAAGATTGTATAATTGACCTTCTTGATGACAATCAAACTGGAAAacaattttcattttcaataaaacataaaac caCTGGAAGAGAATTTATTCTTGCTTCAGATACATTATGTAATCTCCAAAGATGGGTGTCAGATTTGACTGTATGTCCCTTAGACtatataaatacaataaaacaATCTTTTGATGAGCAGTACTTACAAAGGAAATCttcaaaagataaaattgatGTTGAAAAGAATTGTTAA
- a CDS encoding EF-hand domain and EF-hand domain pair-containing protein has protein sequence METSYICERYILDDRQLEDVFHMLDLDNDGLLGRSEIGALLRQSNCESSSKELNYIFDEVDTNEHGKINENSFMSFMKPPKNQNITISQLEDKFDKFASKDESINIEDMKNIIKELDFQHDDDHLSNTFNAADTNKDGLINFHEFVLILRKIRFCC, from the exons ATGGAAACTTCCTACATCTGTGAAAGATACATTCTTGATGATCGAC aaTTAGAAGATGTTTTTCACATGCTCGACTTAGATAATGATGGTCTTCTAGGACGTTCAGAAATTGGAGCTTTACTTAGACAATCAAACTGTGAATCTAGTAGTAAGGAGTTaaactatatttttgatGAAGTTGATACTAATGAACATGGTAAAATAAACGAAAATAGCTTTATGTCTTTCATGAAACCACCAAAAAATCAGAATATCACAATTAGTCAATTAGAAGATAAATTTGACAAATTTGCTTCTAAAGATGAATCTATCAATATCGAAGATATGAAAAACATTATCAAAGAACTTGACTTTCAGCATGATGATGATCATCTttcaaatacttttaatgCTGCCGATACTAATAAAGACGGtttgataaattttcatGAATTTGTccttattttaagaaaaattcgTTTTTGTTGTtga
- a CDS encoding Charged multivesicular body protein 6, giving the protein MGGLFTKSKKEGLINQYVTSQDQAILDLKIQRDKMKTYIKKSEKTIAHDKELARELLNKGMKDRALLMLKKKKYLEKMIEKTEKQLDTIQRMVNDIEFATIQSEVVNKLRAGNEALKKMNQMIDLDEIDKIMEETKEGAEFQEEISNMLSGAFTQQDEEDLEAELERLTEQDIDEKLVGLPKVPENDIDIKETGISEQNIKVSKAKKNVSKVLAN; this is encoded by the exons ATGGGAGGTCTATTCACAAAATCAAAGAAAGAAGGGTTGATTAACCAATATGTTACATCTCAAGATCAAGCTATTCTT GATCTTAAAATTCAAAGAGATAAAATGAagacatatataaaaaaaagtgagAAAACAATAGCACATGATAAGGAATTAGCTCgtgaattattaaataaggGAATGAAAGATAGAGCTttgttaatgttaaaaaagaaaaaatatttagagaAAATGATTGAAAAGACAGAAAAACAATTAGATACCATTCAAAGAATGGTCAATGACATTGAATTTGCAACAATTCAATCTGAAGTTGTAAATAAACTTAGAGCCGGTAATGaagcattaaaaaaaatgaatcaaATGATTGATTTGGATGAAATTGACAAAATTATGGAAGAAACTAAAGAAGGAGCTGAATTCCAAGAAGAAATATCTAATATGCTTTCAGGTGCCTTTACTCAACAAGATGAAGAAGATTTAGAAGCAGAATTAGAAAGACTTACTGAACAAGATATTGATGAAAAATTAGTTGGATTACCTAAAGTTCCTGAAAATGACATTGATATTAAAGAGACTGGTATTAGcgaacaaaatattaaagtttcaaaagctaaaaaaaatgtttcaaaagTTCTAGCTAACtag
- a CDS encoding Tubulin alpha-4 chain yields MARRIGREVISIHVGQAGCQIGNACWELYGLEHGILADGTLSEWVDNEHDDAFNTFYSDTKLGKHVPRAIFVDLEPTVIDEIRTGAYKQLFHPHQLITGKEDAANNYARGHYTIGKEIIDVVMERVRLMSEPCTGLQGFMIYHSFGGGTGSGFSALLMESLSMEYGKKCKLEFSIYPSPRISTAVVEPYNSVLTTHTTLEHSDCSFMVDNEAIYEISHKNLGITNPTYTNLNRIIAQVVSSITASLRFEGALNMDLNEFQTNLVPYPRIHFPLATYAPIISGDRVLHEQMSVAQITSQCFQPGAQLVKCDPRTGKFMACCLLYRGDVVPKDVNAAIASIKANRAVQFVDWCPTGFKVGINYQPPTVVPGGDMAKLQRSVCMLSNTTAIGDAWSRLDYKFDLLYSRRAFVHWYVGEGMEEGEFNEAREDLAALERDYQEVGADTNDEY; encoded by the exons atggCACGAAGAATTGGA cGTGAAGTTATTTCAATTCATGTTGGACAGGCAGGATGTCAAATTGGAAATGCATGTTGGGAATTATATGGATTGGAACATGGAATTTTAGCTGATGGAACTCTTTCAGAATGGGTGGATAATGAGCATGATGATgcatttaatactttttattctGATACTAAATTAGGAAAACATGTACCAAGAGCTATATTTGTTGATTTAGAACCAACTGTTATTGATGAAATACGAACAGGAGcatataaacaattatttcaTCCACATCAATTAATTACTGGAAAAGAAGATGCAGCAAATAATTATGCAAGAGGACATTATACAATTggaaaagaaataattgaTGTTGTTATGGAAAGAGTACGTCTAATGTCAGAACCATGTACTGGATTACAAGGTTTTATGATTTATCATTCATTTGGTGGTGGTACTGGTTCAGGGTTTTCAGCACTTTTAATGGAAAGTCTTTCAATGGAATATGGTAAAAAGTGTAAACTGGAATTTAGTATCTATCCATCTCCAAGGATTAGTACAGCAGTTGTAGAACCATATAATTCTGTCTTAACAACACATACAACATTAGAACATTCTGATTGTTCATTTATGGTTGATAATGAAGCAATTTATGAAATATCACATAAAAACTTAGGAATAACAAATCCAACatatacaaatttaaatagaATTATTGCACAAGTTGTATCATCAATTACAGCTTCATTAAGATTTGAAGGTGCTTTAAATATGGATTTAAATGAATTTCAAACAAATCTTGTACCTTATCCAAGAATACATTTTCCATTAGCAACATATGCTCCAATAATTAGTGGAGACCGTGTTTTACATGAACAAATGTCTGTGGCTCAAATAACATCACAATGTTTTCAACCTGGTGCACAATTGGTTAAATGTGATCCTAGAACGGGAAAATTTATGGCATGCTGTTTATTATATCGTGGTGATGTTGTACCCAAAGATGTTAATGCTGCTATAGCTAGTATTAAAGCTAATAGAGCAGTACAATTTGTTGATTGGTGTCCAACTGGTTTTAAAGTTGGTATCAATTATCAACCACCAACAGTTGTTCCTGGTGGTGATATGGCTAAATTACAACGTTCAGTATGTATGCTTTCAAATACCACTGCCATTGGCGATGCTTGGTCACGCCTAGattataaatttgatttaCTTTACTCAAGAAGAGCTTTCGTTCATTGGTATGTTGGAGAGGGAATGGAAGAAGGAGAATTCAATGAAGCAAGAGAAGATCTTGCTGCTTTAGAAAGAGATTATCAGGAGGTTGGAGCCGACACCAATgatgaatattaa
- a CDS encoding Methyltransferase-like protein 9, whose amino-acid sequence MSRSLKLSQALSAKEASDNELRNSDKSLWYSINNKSMDPNVYNLYFPLTYDDETNSFLNNSLELSNNLFWQMFYSISMGMLSLFTTKTNINGILNRGHMHIFSTSQLQKFMDLPSDWNSIDKSVLDLGAGDGVVTEKLSTFYKNVYTTELSPVMQWRLKKKGFKVIDAQTWFEHEIIKEKKVDLISVLNLLDRHYNPKLLLSQLHEVSLHTGAPILMAVVLPIKQFVEFHPLSQKYTADTSISVKGRTFEEQAQSLINDIFIPNSFEVIKFSKVPYLCEGDHVKAYYRLTDALFLLKALPKNKEIVENLKDNDSIEIKRQEL is encoded by the exons atGAGCAGATCATTAAAACTTTCACAAGCATTGTCTGCAAAAGAAGCCTCTGATAATGAATTAAGAAATTCAGATAAATCATTGTGGTattctattaataataaaagtatggATCCTAATGTTTATAATCTTTACTTTCCACTTACATATGATGATGAAactaattcatttttaaataattcattagaattaagtaataatttattttggcag ATGTTTTATTCCATATCAATGGGAATGTTATCTCTATTTACTAccaaaacaaatattaatggAATATTAAATAGAGGACATATGCATATTTTTTCAACATCACAATTACAGAAATTTATGGATTTACCATCTGATTGGAATTCAATAGATAAAAGTGTTCTTGATCTTGGTGCAGGAGATGGTGTTGTAACAGAAAAATTGtcaacattttataaaaatgtttatacaACAGAATTGTCTCCAGTTATGCAATggagattaaaaaaaaaaggatttAAAGTAATTGATGCTCAGACGTGGTTTGAAcatgaaataattaaagaaaaaaaagttgatttGATATcagttttaaatttacttgATAGACATTATAATCCaaagttattattatcaCAATTACATGAAGTTTCCCTTCATACTGGTGCACCAATTTTAATGGCTGTTGTATTACCAATAAAACAGTTTGTAGAATTTCATCCATTATCTCAAAAGTATACTGCAGATACAAGTATATCTGTTAAAGGACGGACATTCGAAGAACAGGCTCAAAGTTTgattaatgatatatttattccTAACTCTTTtgaagtaataaaattttcaaaagtaCCTTATTTATGTGAAGGTGACCATGTTAAAGCTTATTATCGTCTTACAGATGCATTGTTCCTATTGAAAGCTTTaccaaaaaataaagaaattgtggaaaatttaaaagataatgacAGCATTGAAATTAAAAGACAAGAACtctaa
- a CDS encoding Acyl-coenzyme A thioesterase 13, translating into MNMAGKYFNLIQNFLQQPIHKSNFMKCITKSRLICADEGKVKIEMEVTDELTNPGGTLHGGCSATLIDCITTFACIATPQQKPGVSVDMTISYLSSAKPGDTIILEGNVLRLGKRIAFTEGSIYLKENNSLIVKGLHTKAFRN; encoded by the exons atgaatatggctggtaaatattttaacttaatTCAAAACTTTCTTCAACAACCTATtcataaaagtaattttatgaAATGTATAACAAAG tCCCGTTTAATTTGTGCAGATGAAGGAAAAGTAAAGATTGAAATGGAGGTAACTGATGAGTTAACAAATCCAGGTGGAACTTTACATGGAGGATGTTCTGCAACTCTTATTGATTGTATTACAACATTTGCTTGTATAGCTACACCACAACAAAAACCCGGAGTATCTGTTGATATGACAATAAGTTATTTATCTTCTGCTAAACCTGGTGATACAATTATTCTTGAAGGAAATGTCTTAAGACTAGGAAAAAGAATAGCTTTTACAGAAGGTAGTATTTATCTTAAAGAAAACAATAGTTTAATTGTCAAAGGTTTACATACAAAGGCATTTCGCAATTAG